One genomic segment of Luteibaculum oceani includes these proteins:
- a CDS encoding UDP-glucose dehydrogenase family protein: protein MKIAVVGTGYVGLVTGTCFAETGNEVICVDINEEKVAAMQRGEIPIYEPHLDVLFERNIKQGRLHFTTDLASAVKDAKIIFLALPTPPGEDGSADLSYILKVAEDLGGIIQDYKVIVDKSTVPVGTAEKVTNVLKDKTSVQFDVVSNPEFLREGFAVDDFLKPDRVVVGTSSEKARKVMEELYKPFVRQGNPIIFMDEKSAELTKYAANSFLATKITFMNEIANFCEKVGADVDMVRRGVGTDTRIGPRFLFPGIGYGGSCFPKDVQALAKSGKESGYEFKILESVMETNEKQKLRLIEKVDAHYGGDIAGKTFAMWGLAFKPDTDDIREAPALYMIDALVERGAKVQAYDPEAMDNVKRLVGDKISYAESMYEALDGADALLIATEWSAFRNPDFEKISGKLKEKVIFDGRNLYELDRMRDLGYSYESIGRSMDLVNAH, encoded by the coding sequence ATGAAAATAGCAGTAGTTGGAACTGGATATGTAGGACTGGTAACAGGAACCTGTTTTGCAGAAACTGGTAACGAAGTAATTTGTGTTGATATTAATGAGGAAAAGGTAGCTGCAATGCAGCGTGGAGAAATTCCAATCTACGAACCTCATTTAGATGTGCTTTTTGAAAGAAATATAAAGCAAGGAAGACTGCATTTTACCACGGACCTAGCTTCTGCGGTAAAGGATGCCAAAATTATTTTCTTGGCTTTACCAACACCTCCAGGTGAGGATGGGTCTGCTGACTTAAGCTACATTTTAAAGGTGGCCGAAGATCTTGGTGGAATTATTCAAGATTATAAAGTAATAGTAGATAAATCTACCGTGCCAGTAGGTACGGCCGAAAAAGTTACCAACGTACTTAAGGATAAGACTTCGGTGCAGTTTGATGTGGTCTCAAACCCGGAATTCTTGAGGGAAGGATTTGCGGTGGATGATTTCCTTAAACCAGACAGAGTGGTAGTTGGAACTTCATCAGAGAAGGCTAGAAAAGTAATGGAAGAGCTTTATAAGCCTTTCGTTCGTCAGGGAAATCCTATCATCTTTATGGATGAAAAATCTGCAGAACTTACCAAGTATGCAGCTAATTCATTCTTAGCCACCAAGATTACCTTCATGAATGAAATTGCCAACTTCTGTGAGAAGGTAGGGGCAGATGTAGATATGGTTCGTAGAGGTGTTGGAACAGATACCAGAATTGGACCTCGATTTTTGTTCCCAGGAATTGGGTACGGAGGTTCTTGTTTCCCGAAAGATGTTCAAGCGCTAGCAAAGTCAGGAAAAGAAAGCGGTTATGAGTTTAAGATCTTGGAGTCGGTTATGGAAACCAATGAAAAGCAAAAACTTAGATTAATAGAAAAGGTAGATGCCCATTATGGCGGAGATATAGCAGGAAAAACCTTTGCGATGTGGGGATTGGCATTTAAGCCTGATACCGACGACATTCGCGAGGCACCAGCTTTGTATATGATAGATGCTCTGGTAGAAAGGGGAGCTAAAGTTCAGGCTTATGATCCTGAGGCTATGGACAATGTTAAGCGACTAGTTGGAGATAAAATTAGCTACGCCGAAAGCATGTACGAAGCGCTAGATGGAGCTGATGCTTTATTAATTGCTACCGAATGGAGTGCATTTAGAAATCCTGATTTTGAGAAAATTTCAGGGAAATTGAAGGAAAAAGTAATCTTTGATGGTCGTAACTTGTACGAGTTAGACCGAATGAGAGATTTAGGTTATAGCTACGAAAGCATTGGAAGATCTATGGATTTAGTGAATGCACACTAG
- a CDS encoding EI24 domain-containing protein, which produces MNRFTKQFLLGVRSHKLAYQHIREHGLWHYFVWPILLAIGILWGGATLITGLTEWTVETLKALLWDQDTPDGFLDKVVFYLVWIVFKVLFFYTYYIVNKYIVFIILSPVLAIISERVDTHQTGRQFPFSLPQLYKDVLRGIVIALRNLFLEYAATLVLLVVSIFLPVFAPFYPIVIFFIAAYFYGFSFLDYNSERYRYSYSKSVRIIRSNMGLSVGIGTVFSLLFFIPILGGIVAPILSCVAATIAFIKEFKPKSDSTLVTT; this is translated from the coding sequence ATGAACCGATTTACAAAGCAGTTTTTATTAGGGGTAAGAAGTCATAAATTGGCGTACCAGCATATTCGAGAGCACGGTTTATGGCATTATTTTGTTTGGCCCATTTTATTGGCAATAGGAATATTGTGGGGTGGTGCAACGCTTATTACGGGTTTAACCGAATGGACGGTTGAAACGCTAAAGGCATTATTATGGGACCAGGACACTCCTGATGGCTTTTTAGATAAGGTTGTGTTTTATTTGGTCTGGATCGTATTTAAGGTGCTTTTCTTTTACACCTATTATATCGTTAACAAGTACATTGTTTTTATTATTCTTTCCCCAGTCTTAGCAATCATTTCCGAGCGGGTTGATACCCATCAAACCGGTAGGCAGTTTCCCTTTTCATTACCACAGTTATATAAGGATGTGCTTCGTGGGATAGTAATTGCGCTTCGAAATCTATTTCTTGAATATGCAGCAACCTTGGTGCTATTAGTAGTCTCAATATTTTTACCTGTTTTCGCTCCTTTTTACCCTATTGTAATTTTCTTCATTGCCGCATACTTCTACGGATTTTCATTCCTAGACTATAACTCAGAGAGGTATAGATATTCCTATTCTAAAAGTGTTCGGATAATTAGATCCAATATGGGACTATCGGTTGGAATTGGTACGGTATTTTCCCTTTTGTTTTTTATCCCGATTTTAGGTGGGATTGTAGCGCCAATTCTTTCCTGCGTTGCGGCGACTATAGCTTTCATTAAAGAGTTTAAACCCAAGTCAGATTCAACCCTAGTAACTACATAG
- a CDS encoding acyltransferase, with protein sequence MSYYAHETAVIDEGCSIGEGVKIWHFTHVMPNSVLGDKCNLGQNVVVSPGVKLGKNVKVQNNVSIYTGVICEDDVFLGPSMVFTNIVNPRSAIVRRDQYVETLVKQGASIGANATVICGNTIGKFALIGAGAVVTKEVPDYALLVGNPAKQIGWVSEFGHRLNFENNLATCPESGQEYRLENNKVIRVK encoded by the coding sequence TTGAGCTATTACGCGCACGAAACTGCAGTTATCGACGAAGGTTGTAGTATTGGAGAGGGTGTTAAAATTTGGCACTTTACGCATGTTATGCCCAACTCGGTTTTGGGAGATAAATGCAATTTAGGTCAGAATGTTGTCGTTTCTCCAGGTGTTAAGTTGGGTAAGAATGTAAAAGTTCAGAATAATGTATCCATATATACAGGCGTAATTTGCGAAGACGATGTTTTCCTAGGCCCCTCAATGGTTTTTACCAATATTGTAAATCCTAGATCGGCAATTGTAAGGCGCGACCAATACGTAGAAACCCTAGTAAAGCAAGGAGCTTCTATTGGAGCGAATGCCACCGTTATTTGTGGGAATACCATAGGTAAGTTTGCCCTAATTGGCGCAGGAGCAGTGGTAACTAAAGAAGTTCCAGATTACGCTCTATTGGTAGGAAATCCAGCCAAACAAATAGGTTGGGTGTCTGAATTTGGTCATCGACTTAACTTTGAAAATAATTTAGCAACCTGTCCGGAGTCTGGACAAGAATATCGCCTTGAAAATAACAAGGTAATAAGAGTGAAATAA
- a CDS encoding DegT/DnrJ/EryC1/StrS family aminotransferase yields the protein MKGLPMVDLASQYQKIKGQIDKAIIDVVESTAFINGPEVKAFSDELANYLGVKHVIPCANGTDALQIAMMGLGLKPGDEVITPSFTYVATVEVIALLGLVPVFVDVDPDTFTMDLSALEKAITPKTKAIVPVHLYGQCAEMEGILSIASKHNLAVVEDTAQAIGADYIFKDGKKAKAGTIGDIGTTSFFPSKNLGCYGDGGALFTNNDELATVIRKIANHGQEVRYYHSLVGVNSRLDSIQAAILRVKLPHLDGYNDARRNAADLYDKAFAPYEQISTPKRADYSTHVFHQYTLKLTGVNRDGLIAHLGEHGIPAMLYYPVPVHRQEAYKHLTTDESHLKNTNDLTDVVLSLPMHSELEESTVSFISETLIKFLK from the coding sequence ATGAAGGGTTTACCCATGGTGGATTTGGCCTCTCAATACCAAAAAATTAAGGGGCAAATAGATAAAGCAATTATCGATGTAGTTGAATCTACTGCATTTATAAATGGACCAGAAGTAAAGGCGTTTTCGGATGAACTAGCCAATTATTTAGGAGTTAAGCACGTAATTCCATGCGCAAATGGAACCGATGCCCTGCAAATTGCAATGATGGGCTTGGGGTTGAAGCCTGGTGATGAAGTAATTACTCCTAGTTTTACCTATGTAGCAACCGTTGAGGTTATCGCTCTACTTGGATTAGTTCCTGTTTTTGTAGATGTTGATCCAGATACATTTACCATGGATCTAAGCGCTCTAGAAAAAGCAATTACGCCAAAAACCAAAGCTATTGTTCCTGTTCACCTATACGGGCAATGTGCTGAAATGGAAGGAATTTTAAGTATTGCGTCGAAACATAATCTTGCAGTTGTTGAAGATACAGCGCAAGCCATTGGAGCGGATTATATTTTTAAAGATGGAAAAAAGGCCAAGGCAGGTACAATAGGAGATATTGGAACCACCTCATTTTTCCCTTCCAAAAACTTAGGTTGCTATGGCGACGGTGGAGCGTTGTTTACCAATAACGACGAACTGGCAACGGTTATTAGAAAAATAGCCAACCACGGTCAGGAAGTAAGATATTACCACAGCTTGGTTGGTGTAAACTCCCGATTAGATAGTATCCAAGCTGCCATTTTAAGAGTAAAACTTCCTCATCTTGATGGATACAACGATGCTAGAAGAAATGCGGCCGATTTATACGACAAAGCTTTTGCTCCGTACGAGCAAATCTCTACTCCTAAAAGAGCAGATTATTCAACGCACGTGTTTCACCAGTATACTTTAAAACTAACTGGGGTTAATCGCGATGGATTAATAGCTCATTTAGGTGAGCACGGTATACCAGCCATGTTATATTACCCTGTTCCTGTTCATAGGCAGGAGGCATACAAACATTTAACAACAGATGAATCTCATCTAAAAAATACCAATGATTTAACCGATGTAGTTTTATCATTGCCAATGCATAGCGAATTAGAGGAAAGCACGGTAAGCTTTATTTCTGAAACCTTGATTAAATTTTTAAAATGA
- a CDS encoding 3-deoxy-D-manno-octulosonic acid transferase: protein MQILHHIAVCLYGFAIRLVSPFNSKARTWIHGRKNQFPKIAATAKQGNPAIFHCASLGEYEQAVPLIKEYHTAHPDTPIWVSFFSPSGFENAKLLPCITFKFYLPLDTTGNAKKLLKAVRPVVFVFVKYDIWPNLISILSKENIPFHLVAAHFKAKQIYFKPWGGYYRQTLRRFNSIGVQFKENLKLIDKIYEKPYHMGDTRFEQVLSTANTKWEDEYIAEFSKNSFTIIFGSCWEPELEILSNFVKNNPNHSFKFIIAPHRVDPEFIKYIQQKLGNVINIHSKQSDWESNLLLIDSIGILKYAYRYADFAFVGGGFRNKVHNILEPLAYGIPVATGPKHSDYPEVKSANHQGVHFEISNATEFSSLTSKKEELKQLKPFCTDWIIDNTGGAVKAMSRIAVLK, encoded by the coding sequence TTGCAGATTTTGCACCATATTGCCGTATGCCTTTATGGCTTTGCTATTAGATTGGTAAGCCCTTTTAATTCTAAAGCAAGAACTTGGATTCACGGGAGAAAAAATCAATTTCCCAAAATAGCAGCCACTGCAAAGCAAGGCAACCCTGCTATTTTTCACTGTGCTTCCCTAGGCGAATATGAACAGGCCGTCCCACTAATTAAGGAGTATCATACGGCCCATCCTGACACCCCAATATGGGTGAGTTTTTTTTCTCCCAGCGGTTTCGAAAACGCAAAATTATTGCCCTGTATAACCTTCAAGTTCTACCTGCCACTGGATACTACAGGGAATGCAAAAAAGTTACTAAAAGCTGTTCGGCCCGTAGTTTTTGTATTTGTTAAATACGATATCTGGCCCAATCTAATCAGTATCCTTTCTAAAGAAAATATTCCATTTCATTTGGTAGCCGCCCACTTTAAGGCAAAACAAATCTACTTTAAACCCTGGGGTGGATATTACCGCCAAACCCTTAGAAGGTTTAATTCCATTGGGGTTCAATTCAAAGAGAACCTTAAACTAATTGACAAAATATACGAGAAGCCCTATCACATGGGCGATACGCGATTTGAGCAGGTACTATCTACTGCAAACACGAAATGGGAAGATGAATACATCGCCGAATTTTCTAAAAATAGTTTTACCATCATTTTTGGAAGTTGCTGGGAACCAGAACTGGAAATTCTATCCAACTTCGTTAAAAACAATCCAAACCATTCATTTAAATTTATCATAGCGCCGCATCGTGTAGACCCTGAGTTTATAAAGTATATCCAGCAAAAATTGGGGAACGTCATAAACATCCATTCAAAACAAAGCGATTGGGAAAGTAATTTATTGCTTATTGATAGCATAGGTATTTTAAAATATGCCTACCGATATGCAGACTTTGCCTTTGTAGGGGGAGGTTTTAGGAATAAAGTTCACAATATTTTAGAGCCATTGGCATATGGTATCCCTGTAGCTACAGGTCCAAAACACTCCGATTATCCCGAAGTTAAATCTGCCAACCACCAAGGAGTGCATTTTGAAATTTCAAACGCAACAGAGTTCAGCTCCTTAACATCCAAAAAAGAAGAATTAAAGCAGCTGAAGCCCTTTTGTACCGATTGGATTATAGACAATACTGGAGGAGCGGTTAAAGCTATGTCCAGAATTGCCGTCCTGAAATAG
- a CDS encoding MFS transporter has protein sequence MLATIYFDQNNFVAFFATSRPEISKNMASNNKALSTLITVFFFWGFVAASNTVLIGIFKENFNLSQFESQLVDLAFYGAYFIGSLIYFILSKTSGDPLNKIGYKRGLILGLVISALGSFCFIPAAKLGSYPLMLGGLFVVGLGFALQQIVANPFVIALGEAKTGSHRINLAGAINSLGTTIGPLLISYAIFGAITASVDVSISKVQIPYTILAVAFLLVGLFIYRSNLPEVKSETDTTKGLGALSYPQLIWGMVGIFVYVGTEVTIQSNLPALCKELSGLETKDSVHLISLYWGCLMVGRWAGSVQVFKPSAKWKYPLFIAAPFLAYALVVIVNLIKGSPIDDFLSFLPFIMGAILMFIATNNKPARTMFVFGLLGAACMTAGLIASGMMAAYFFIAGGLFCSVLWPCIFSLSLAGLGKYTTQGSSLLIMMILGGAIIPPIQGAIADNLDHIQASYMVPLIGFLILALYGSFVQKALVKQGIDYDQEIK, from the coding sequence TTGTTAGCAACAATTTATTTCGACCAGAATAACTTTGTTGCTTTTTTCGCAACTTCTCGCCCAGAAATTTCAAAAAACATGGCCAGCAATAATAAAGCGTTGAGCACGCTGATTACCGTTTTCTTTTTTTGGGGATTTGTAGCCGCCTCCAACACCGTATTAATAGGGATTTTTAAAGAAAATTTCAATCTCTCCCAGTTCGAATCGCAATTAGTAGATCTGGCCTTTTACGGCGCTTATTTTATTGGTTCTCTTATCTACTTTATTCTCTCTAAAACCTCTGGAGACCCATTGAATAAGATAGGCTACAAAAGGGGGTTAATATTGGGGCTTGTAATTTCTGCCCTCGGATCCTTTTGCTTTATTCCCGCCGCCAAACTGGGTAGTTACCCCCTTATGTTAGGAGGATTATTTGTAGTGGGACTTGGTTTTGCCTTACAACAAATTGTGGCCAATCCTTTTGTTATTGCGCTGGGAGAAGCCAAAACTGGGTCGCACAGAATTAATTTAGCCGGTGCCATCAACTCTCTTGGAACCACCATAGGCCCATTACTGATATCCTACGCTATTTTTGGTGCTATAACAGCCAGCGTTGATGTATCCATTAGTAAAGTACAAATCCCTTATACCATACTCGCCGTTGCCTTTTTACTAGTTGGATTATTTATCTATCGATCTAATTTACCTGAGGTAAAATCGGAAACCGATACTACAAAAGGTCTTGGAGCACTTAGCTACCCCCAGCTTATTTGGGGAATGGTTGGAATCTTCGTTTACGTTGGAACAGAAGTAACTATTCAAAGTAATTTGCCTGCGTTGTGCAAGGAGCTATCTGGATTGGAAACTAAAGATTCGGTACATTTAATTTCATTGTATTGGGGTTGTTTAATGGTGGGACGCTGGGCCGGATCGGTACAAGTATTTAAACCTTCGGCAAAATGGAAATACCCCTTATTTATCGCAGCACCTTTTCTAGCCTATGCCTTGGTGGTAATTGTAAATTTGATTAAAGGTAGTCCAATCGACGATTTCTTAAGTTTCCTACCCTTTATTATGGGAGCGATATTAATGTTTATCGCAACCAATAATAAACCAGCGAGAACCATGTTTGTGTTTGGACTTCTCGGGGCAGCCTGCATGACCGCTGGATTGATTGCAAGTGGTATGATGGCTGCGTATTTCTTTATTGCAGGTGGACTTTTTTGCTCTGTTTTATGGCCCTGTATTTTTTCCCTCTCCTTGGCTGGACTTGGAAAGTACACTACTCAAGGTTCTTCGCTCTTAATCATGATGATTTTAGGTGGCGCTATCATCCCACCAATTCAAGGAGCGATAGCAGATAATTTAGACCATATCCAAGCCAGTTATATGGTACCGCTTATTGGCTTTTTAATTCTCGCATTGTATGGATCCTTCGTCCAAAAAGCTTTGGTAAAGCAAGGAATAGATTACGATCAGGAAATTAAGTAG
- a CDS encoding UDP-glucuronic acid decarboxylase family protein, translated as MKRVLITGAAGFLGSHLCDRFIKDGFEVLGMDNLITGNLSNIEHLFGNKHFTFYNHDVSNFVHVPGELHYILHFASPASPIDYLKIPIQTLKVGSLGTHNLLGLAKAKNARILVASTSEVYGDPLVHPQTEDYWGNVNPIGPRGVYDEAKRFQEAITMAYNRFHGVETRIVRIFNTYGPRMRLNDGRVLPAFIGQALRGEDLTVFGDGSQTRSFCYVDDLVEGIYRLLFSDYDLPVNVGNPDEITIKEFADEIIKLTGTNQKVVYKELPKDDPTQRQPNINVAKEKLDWSPKVSRAEGLKITYDYFKQLPKTEWYKKEHDFKNFNRK; from the coding sequence ATGAAGCGTGTATTAATAACTGGAGCTGCTGGATTTTTAGGTTCGCACTTGTGCGATCGCTTTATTAAAGACGGTTTCGAGGTGTTAGGGATGGATAATCTTATTACCGGAAACCTAAGTAATATCGAGCATCTCTTCGGAAATAAACATTTTACTTTTTACAATCACGACGTGTCTAATTTTGTGCACGTTCCAGGTGAATTACATTACATCCTTCATTTTGCCTCGCCAGCAAGTCCCATCGACTATCTAAAAATTCCTATCCAAACCTTAAAAGTTGGATCATTAGGTACGCATAATCTTTTAGGGTTAGCGAAGGCGAAAAATGCCAGAATTCTCGTGGCCTCAACTTCCGAGGTTTACGGAGATCCTTTGGTCCACCCTCAAACTGAGGATTATTGGGGGAATGTAAATCCTATCGGACCTCGTGGAGTATATGATGAAGCCAAGCGCTTTCAAGAAGCGATTACTATGGCTTATAATCGATTCCATGGAGTAGAAACTAGAATTGTTCGGATTTTTAATACCTACGGTCCTCGCATGCGCTTAAACGATGGTCGCGTTTTACCTGCTTTCATTGGACAAGCCTTGAGAGGTGAAGATCTTACCGTTTTTGGAGATGGTTCTCAAACGAGATCCTTCTGTTACGTAGATGATTTGGTAGAAGGTATTTATCGTTTGCTATTTAGCGACTATGATTTACCAGTTAACGTTGGTAATCCAGATGAAATTACCATTAAGGAATTTGCGGATGAGATCATTAAACTAACGGGAACCAACCAAAAGGTAGTTTACAAAGAACTTCCAAAAGACGACCCTACACAACGTCAGCCAAATATTAATGTTGCAAAAGAAAAACTGGATTGGTCTCCAAAGGTTTCAAGAGCCGAGGGCTTAAAAATTACCTACGATTACTTTAAGCAACTACCAAAAACCGAGTGGTACAAGAAGGAACACGATTTCAAAAATTTTAATAGGAAGTAA
- the purB gene encoding adenylosuccinate lyase: protein MTESLNALSPLDGRYRRGTEELRKYFSEAGLIRYRVKVEVRYLIALIEAKVPGLENIDPSSINKLVEWGENLQENDLIQVKETEKVTNHDVKAVEYLIKAKLQDLNLSQIEEFVHFGLTSQDVNNTSVPLSIKDCHEEVVVPKVNELLNLLRDLAKKWKDISMLARTHGQPASPTKLGKEIMVFVERIEKQLKNLETIAFEAKFGGATGAFNAHHIAYPQINWVDFGNKFVAEKLGLTRQQTTTQIEHYDNLAAYFQGLMRINTIIVDLDRDMWTYISMDYFKQQIKKGEVGSSAMPHKVNPIDFENSEGNLGLANAIFDHLSNKLPVSRLQRDLTDSTVLRNIGVPMGHMIVAINATLRGLNKVIVNEDKIRFDLEQNWAVVAEAIQTVLRRIGYPKPYEALKDLTRNNTVINQDSISNFVDGLNINEELKAELKQITPWNYTGVTLV, encoded by the coding sequence ATGACGGAAAGCTTAAACGCTTTATCACCATTAGACGGAAGATATAGAAGAGGAACGGAAGAGCTAAGAAAGTATTTTTCAGAAGCAGGACTTATTCGCTACAGAGTAAAAGTTGAAGTTAGATACCTAATTGCCCTAATAGAAGCAAAGGTTCCAGGATTAGAAAACATCGATCCAAGCTCAATAAATAAACTGGTTGAATGGGGTGAAAACCTCCAGGAAAATGACCTTATCCAGGTTAAAGAAACTGAGAAAGTTACCAACCACGATGTAAAGGCAGTAGAGTACCTTATTAAAGCAAAACTGCAGGATTTAAATCTTTCTCAAATCGAAGAATTTGTTCATTTTGGACTTACTTCTCAAGATGTAAATAACACCAGCGTACCATTATCTATAAAGGATTGCCACGAGGAAGTAGTAGTTCCAAAAGTTAATGAGCTACTGAATCTTTTAAGAGATCTTGCTAAAAAATGGAAGGATATTTCCATGCTAGCACGTACGCACGGACAACCTGCAAGCCCAACAAAATTGGGTAAGGAAATTATGGTGTTTGTTGAGCGTATCGAAAAGCAATTAAAGAACCTTGAAACCATTGCTTTCGAAGCTAAATTTGGTGGAGCTACCGGAGCATTTAATGCGCATCACATTGCCTATCCGCAAATTAACTGGGTGGATTTTGGAAACAAATTTGTAGCTGAAAAGCTAGGACTAACACGTCAGCAAACCACAACACAAATAGAGCATTACGATAACCTTGCAGCTTACTTTCAGGGGTTGATGCGAATCAACACCATCATTGTAGATTTAGATCGCGATATGTGGACCTACATCTCCATGGACTACTTCAAACAACAAATTAAAAAGGGAGAAGTAGGATCTTCGGCAATGCCTCACAAGGTAAATCCAATAGATTTTGAAAACAGTGAAGGAAACCTTGGTTTAGCTAACGCAATTTTCGATCACCTTTCTAACAAATTACCTGTTAGTAGACTCCAACGAGATCTGACCGATTCAACCGTTTTAAGAAACATCGGAGTTCCAATGGGACACATGATCGTAGCAATAAACGCAACCTTAAGAGGACTTAATAAGGTTATTGTAAACGAGGATAAAATAAGATTTGATCTAGAGCAGAACTGGGCGGTTGTTGCCGAGGCTATCCAAACTGTTTTAAGACGAATTGGTTACCCTAAACCCTATGAAGCTTTAAAAGATCTTACCAGAAATAATACGGTAATAAATCAAGATAGTATTTCGAATTTTGTGGATGGACTAAACATCAATGAAGAACTTAAAGCAGAACTAAAACAAATTACTCCTTGGAATTACACTGGAGTAACCTTGGTGTAA
- a CDS encoding sensor histidine kinase, with the protein MKKFVNALSFFKSGPQSADSQRYVVVYNVSLFTVFIGVTHILVGFIVDYPQKLMWFLWELIFSFGIIAILAKKGKAEFAKLAYAINAYLTIIFLTPLIGYESNTYIYLIPAVGMPLIFFEGDAGIKRWILVGIGLPIWFFIEFYAKHIGPWIALDEEVLRLIAQVNTVLTIGTSMFMFYIFSTRLLTQLRKIDEQKERLEKAKERLEQFNYVLTHDLKAPLKNISSTIELLKSDPDYLGNDDARYIMDVLDKKTSGTLGMLLKIIEYFKSIDEKPAEWIDPNKSLDKVLEILEIPEHFEVVKTPLPQVYVADLPFHQVVLNLMTNAIKYNDKEKGKLEIYFEPGNHSGAICFKDNGSGVDENEIGKMFDMYSMFHEMKEGGSGMGLALSQQLLAPYDVFLRVQSEKGEGACFKIVFPLVAIST; encoded by the coding sequence TTGAAAAAGTTCGTGAACGCTTTATCCTTTTTTAAGTCAGGACCGCAGAGTGCTGATAGCCAGAGGTATGTGGTGGTTTACAATGTTAGTTTGTTCACCGTCTTTATTGGAGTTACTCACATCTTAGTAGGGTTTATTGTCGATTATCCTCAAAAACTGATGTGGTTTCTCTGGGAACTCATTTTTAGTTTTGGAATTATTGCCATACTTGCTAAGAAGGGAAAAGCAGAATTTGCAAAGCTTGCATATGCCATAAATGCATACCTAACCATCATTTTTCTTACTCCACTTATAGGCTATGAGTCCAATACCTATATCTACCTAATTCCAGCTGTTGGGATGCCCTTGATTTTTTTCGAGGGAGATGCAGGAATTAAGAGATGGATATTGGTGGGAATAGGCCTTCCTATCTGGTTTTTTATAGAGTTCTATGCAAAGCATATAGGCCCGTGGATAGCCCTTGATGAGGAGGTTTTGAGATTAATTGCACAAGTAAACACGGTGCTTACTATAGGTACGTCTATGTTTATGTTCTATATTTTTTCAACTCGTTTACTTACGCAGTTAAGGAAAATTGATGAACAAAAAGAACGACTCGAAAAGGCAAAGGAAAGATTAGAGCAGTTTAATTATGTACTTACTCACGATTTAAAAGCACCGCTGAAAAATATTTCTTCTACTATAGAACTATTAAAAAGCGATCCAGATTATTTGGGTAATGATGATGCTCGGTACATAATGGATGTATTGGATAAGAAGACATCTGGAACATTAGGTATGCTTCTTAAAATCATCGAATATTTTAAATCTATAGATGAGAAACCTGCGGAATGGATAGATCCAAATAAATCACTCGATAAGGTATTGGAAATTTTAGAAATTCCTGAGCACTTTGAAGTTGTAAAAACCCCACTACCTCAGGTTTATGTGGCAGATTTACCTTTTCACCAGGTGGTGTTGAATTTGATGACAAATGCCATCAAATACAACGATAAAGAAAAGGGTAAGCTAGAAATCTATTTTGAGCCAGGAAACCACTCTGGAGCTATCTGTTTTAAGGATAATGGAAGTGGTGTGGATGAAAATGAAATAGGGAAAATGTTCGACATGTATTCTATGTTCCATGAAATGAAAGAGGGTGGTTCGGGAATGGGATTGGCACTTAGTCAGCAGCTACTTGCTCCTTACGATGTATTTCTTAGGGTGCAATCTGAAAAAGGCGAAGGGGCTTGCTTTAAAATCGTCTTCCCCCTCGTTGCTATTTCTACTTAA